In Pseudomonas fluorescens, one genomic interval encodes:
- a CDS encoding DUF3015 domain-containing protein has protein sequence MKRILLGTLFTAVSINAMAQAPGGPDCGWGNMLFEGQRGTPAHFLASTTNGTSGNATFGMTSGTNGCSTNASLTYGGKSWFAMNGMMNELSEDMAKGNGEALTTYAVVLGVAPEDRAHFAAVTHEHFQQIFSKADVTAEDVHTNTLAVLKSDPRLAKYATQA, from the coding sequence ATGAAACGGATTCTTCTCGGTACTCTCTTCACCGCTGTTTCCATCAACGCCATGGCGCAAGCCCCGGGTGGCCCGGATTGCGGTTGGGGCAACATGCTGTTCGAAGGTCAGCGTGGCACCCCGGCACACTTCCTGGCATCCACCACTAACGGCACCTCCGGTAACGCTACGTTCGGTATGACTTCCGGCACCAACGGTTGCTCGACCAACGCGTCGCTGACCTACGGCGGTAAATCCTGGTTCGCCATGAATGGCATGATGAACGAGCTGTCCGAAGACATGGCCAAGGGCAACGGCGAAGCGCTGACGACCTACGCCGTGGTACTGGGCGTGGCGCCGGAAGACCGTGCGCACTTCGCTGCTGTCACTCACGAGCACTTCCAGCAGATCTTCAGCAAGGCTGACGTGACCGCAGAAGACGTGCATACCAACACCCTGGCCGTGCTGAAGTCGGACCCACGTCTGGCCAAGTACGCAACTCAGGCTTAA
- a CDS encoding Lon protease family protein has translation MPDPVAASLRIAPEALTRPFSAEQFSFTTTNDLEPFRGVLGQERAVEALQFGVAMPRPGYNVFVMGEPGTGRFSFVKRYLKAEGKRLQTPADWVYVNNFDEPREPRALELPSGTAASFIGDINGLIDNLLATFPAVFEHPSYQQKKSAIDRAFNQRYDKALDIIERLALEKDVALYRDSSNIAFTPMLEGKALDEAEFAQLPEAERERFHEDISGLEERLNEELASLPQWKRESNNQLRQLNEETITLALQPLLSPLSEKYAENAAVCGYLQAMQVYLLKTVVEQLVDDSKTDAVARKLLEEQYAPSLVVGHPASGGAPVVFEPHPTYENLFGRIEYTTDQGALYTTYRQLRPGALHRANGGFLILEAEKMLSEPFVWDALKRALQSRKLKMESPLGEMGRFATVTLNPQHIPLQVKVIIIGARQLYYTLQDLDPDFQEMFRVLVDFDEDIPMVDESLEQFAQLLKTRTSEEGMAPLTADAVARLATYSARLAEHQGRLSARIGDLFQLVSEADFIRHLAGDEMTDAGHIERALKAKATRTGRVSARILDDMLAGIILIDTDGAAVGKCNGLTVLEVGDSAFGVPARISATVYPGGSGIVDIEREVNLGQPIHSKGVMILTGYLGSRYAQEFPLAISASIALEQSYGYVDGDSASLGEACTLISALSKTPLKQCFAITGSINQFGEVQAVGGVNEKIEGFFRLCEARGLTGEQGAIIPQANVATLMLDEKVLAAVRAGQFHVYAVRQADEALSLLVGEPAGEPDADGQFPEGSVNARVVERLRVIAEMISEDDLKEAEKELAQEALAEAKPA, from the coding sequence ATGCCTGATCCTGTTGCTGCCAGCCTGCGTATAGCGCCCGAAGCGCTGACTCGTCCGTTTTCCGCTGAACAGTTCAGCTTCACTACCACCAATGATCTGGAGCCCTTTCGCGGTGTGCTCGGCCAGGAACGTGCGGTCGAAGCCTTGCAGTTCGGTGTGGCGATGCCACGCCCCGGTTACAACGTCTTTGTCATGGGCGAGCCCGGCACTGGCCGCTTCTCGTTCGTCAAACGCTACCTGAAGGCCGAAGGCAAGCGCCTGCAGACCCCGGCGGACTGGGTCTACGTCAATAATTTCGATGAGCCGCGCGAGCCCCGCGCGCTGGAATTGCCTTCTGGCACGGCGGCTTCGTTCATCGGTGACATCAACGGCCTGATCGATAACCTGCTGGCAACCTTTCCGGCCGTGTTCGAACACCCGTCCTACCAGCAGAAGAAAAGCGCCATCGACCGCGCCTTCAACCAGCGCTACGACAAGGCCCTCGATATCATCGAACGGCTGGCGCTGGAGAAGGACGTCGCCCTGTACCGCGACAGCAGCAATATCGCCTTCACGCCGATGCTTGAAGGCAAGGCGCTGGATGAAGCGGAATTCGCCCAATTGCCGGAAGCCGAGCGCGAACGGTTTCACGAAGACATCTCCGGCCTCGAAGAGCGTCTGAACGAAGAACTCGCCAGCCTGCCGCAGTGGAAGCGTGAGTCGAACAATCAACTGCGTCAGCTCAACGAGGAAACGATCACCCTGGCCTTGCAGCCGTTGCTCTCGCCGTTGTCCGAGAAGTACGCGGAGAACGCTGCGGTCTGCGGTTACCTGCAAGCGATGCAGGTGTACTTGCTGAAAACCGTGGTCGAGCAACTGGTCGACGACAGCAAGACCGACGCCGTGGCGCGCAAGCTGCTGGAAGAGCAATACGCGCCGAGCCTGGTGGTCGGTCATCCGGCCAGCGGCGGGGCGCCGGTAGTGTTCGAGCCGCACCCGACTTACGAAAACCTGTTCGGGCGCATCGAGTACACCACCGATCAGGGCGCGCTTTACACCACTTACCGGCAGTTGCGTCCAGGTGCTTTGCATCGGGCCAATGGCGGCTTCCTGATCCTTGAAGCGGAAAAAATGCTCAGCGAGCCGTTCGTGTGGGACGCGCTGAAACGCGCCCTGCAATCGCGCAAGCTGAAAATGGAATCGCCGCTGGGCGAGATGGGCCGTTTCGCCACGGTGACCCTCAACCCGCAACACATTCCGTTGCAGGTCAAAGTCATCATCATCGGCGCGCGGCAGTTGTATTACACGCTGCAGGACCTGGATCCGGACTTCCAGGAGATGTTCCGCGTGCTGGTCGACTTCGACGAAGACATCCCGATGGTCGACGAAAGCCTGGAGCAGTTCGCCCAGTTGCTGAAAACCCGTACTTCGGAGGAAGGCATGGCGCCGCTGACCGCCGATGCGGTGGCGCGTCTGGCGACCTACAGCGCGCGGCTGGCCGAGCATCAGGGGCGTTTGTCGGCGCGGATCGGCGATCTGTTCCAACTGGTCAGTGAAGCGGATTTCATTCGTCATCTGGCCGGTGATGAAATGACCGATGCCGGGCACATCGAGCGGGCGCTGAAAGCCAAGGCCACTCGCACCGGTCGGGTCTCGGCGCGGATTCTCGACGACATGCTCGCCGGGATCATCCTGATCGACACCGACGGCGCCGCGGTCGGCAAGTGCAACGGGCTGACCGTGCTTGAAGTCGGTGACTCGGCGTTCGGTGTGCCGGCGCGGATTTCCGCCACGGTGTACCCGGGCGGCAGCGGTATCGTCGACATCGAGCGCGAGGTCAACCTTGGGCAACCGATCCACTCCAAGGGCGTGATGATCCTTACCGGGTATCTGGGCAGCCGTTACGCCCAGGAATTCCCGCTGGCGATTTCCGCGAGCATCGCGCTGGAGCAATCCTACGGTTACGTTGATGGCGACAGCGCATCGCTGGGCGAGGCTTGCACGCTGATTTCGGCGCTGTCGAAAACCCCGCTCAAGCAGTGCTTTGCGATCACCGGTTCGATCAACCAGTTCGGCGAAGTGCAGGCAGTCGGCGGGGTCAACGAGAAGATCGAAGGTTTCTTCCGCCTCTGCGAAGCGCGCGGGCTGACCGGCGAGCAGGGCGCGATCATTCCGCAGGCCAACGTCGCCACGCTGATGCTCGACGAGAAGGTGCTGGCGGCGGTGCGCGCCGGGCAGTTCCACGTGTACGCGGTGCGTCAGGCTGACGAAGCGCTGAGCCTGTTGGTCGGCGAGCCGGCCGGTGAGCCGGATGCTGACGGTCAGTTCCCCGAGGGCAGCGTCAACGCGCGCGTGGTCGAGCGTCTGCGGGTGATTGCCGAGATGATCAGTGAAGACGACCTCAAAGAGGCGGAAAAGGAACTGGCGCAGGAGGCACTAGCCGAAGCCAAACCAGCCTGA